The Candidatus Hinthialibacter antarcticus genome contains a region encoding:
- a CDS encoding MFS transporter, whose translation MFFFADGFLFGAWASRIPLLQNRLGLSEGELGLLLLTLAAGGVAAMMMTPALLRRLQPRTASSLIGLLVSIFFILPHLAPTVLSAAIAIFFFGACNGSLNVTANADAAATESHCGRTWMSGFHGIFSIGGLIGAVASSLLIFDDANSIAPVILLSAIGFGLFFPTLFVKPTEQNFSAQSSTTNNADCSVPIFLLAALAFACLVSEGAMADWSALLMHKSGASNQLSSLGYGAFAAGMALLRFSGDWLTARFGQTRVIRLGALAATAGLLLALLAMRPGVLLAGFFCVGAGLANVVPVLFRMAARSSARTLAVTTAFGYGGFLIGPVLVGGLADVASLRAAMFVVLFCCATIVLLSRRLSI comes from the coding sequence GTGTTTTTTTTCGCAGACGGATTTCTGTTTGGCGCATGGGCGTCTCGCATCCCGCTCCTTCAAAACAGACTGGGGCTTTCTGAGGGCGAATTGGGCTTGCTATTGCTCACGCTGGCGGCGGGCGGCGTTGCGGCAATGATGATGACCCCGGCGTTGCTGCGGCGGCTGCAACCAAGAACCGCCAGCAGCCTCATCGGTTTGCTGGTTTCCATTTTCTTTATCCTGCCTCACCTGGCCCCGACGGTCTTAAGCGCGGCAATCGCCATTTTCTTTTTTGGAGCCTGCAACGGCAGTTTAAACGTCACCGCCAACGCGGACGCAGCGGCAACCGAAAGCCATTGCGGTCGGACCTGGATGTCAGGATTCCATGGTATTTTCAGCATCGGCGGCCTCATTGGCGCGGTTGCGAGTTCGCTGTTAATTTTTGACGACGCCAATTCAATCGCCCCTGTCATACTGCTCAGCGCCATTGGATTTGGATTGTTTTTCCCTACGCTGTTTGTGAAGCCAACAGAACAAAATTTCTCCGCGCAGTCGTCAACAACAAACAACGCCGATTGCTCCGTTCCTATATTTCTTTTGGCAGCGTTGGCATTTGCCTGTCTTGTATCAGAGGGAGCGATGGCGGATTGGTCTGCGTTGCTCATGCACAAAAGCGGAGCCTCCAACCAACTCAGCAGCCTCGGCTACGGCGCCTTTGCGGCGGGGATGGCGTTGCTGCGTTTTTCGGGCGATTGGCTGACCGCGCGATTTGGTCAAACCCGCGTCATTCGCCTCGGCGCACTGGCGGCGACGGCGGGGCTTCTACTCGCGTTGCTTGCGATGCGTCCTGGCGTTTTACTCGCGGGCTTTTTCTGCGTCGGCGCGGGCCTCGCCAATGTGGTACCCGTGCTGTTTCGCATGGCGGCGCGATCAAGCGCGCGCACGCTGGCTGTGACAACCGCGTTTGGCTACGGCGGATTTTTGATAGGCCCTGTCTTGGTCGGCGGGCTTGCAGACGTCGCCTCATTGCGAGCAGCTATGTTTGTTGTTCTGTTTTGTTGCGCAACGATTGTGCTGCTGTCCCGCCGACTATCAATCTAA
- a CDS encoding DUF1080 domain-containing protein — MHHVKSVVVICLTLFSLSCATTAKQTAHGWTTLFDGAGLDQWEQVEGGEWSIEEGALIGRNGVNWSTNPEETGSYLRTKKAYGDFELSLEYAINQRGNSGVFFRCAKEKNPAFTGYEMQITDAHGRDVNEKNSGLYDVVGISKNVIKPTGEWNHAIIRAFGQQISITLNGEQVVTHTGDRRLVGHIGLQNHDEHSMVKFRNVKIREL, encoded by the coding sequence ATGCATCATGTGAAATCCGTAGTCGTAATCTGTCTTACTTTGTTTTCATTGTCTTGCGCAACGACTGCCAAGCAAACTGCGCATGGTTGGACGACGTTGTTTGACGGCGCCGGGCTTGACCAGTGGGAGCAAGTTGAAGGCGGCGAATGGAGCATTGAAGAGGGCGCGTTAATTGGTCGCAATGGAGTAAACTGGTCGACCAATCCAGAAGAAACCGGGTCTTATTTGCGTACGAAAAAAGCCTATGGCGATTTTGAATTGTCGCTGGAATACGCTATCAATCAACGTGGAAACAGCGGCGTGTTTTTCCGCTGCGCGAAAGAAAAGAACCCCGCGTTCACCGGGTATGAAATGCAGATCACAGACGCGCATGGCCGCGATGTAAATGAGAAAAACTCCGGCTTGTATGACGTGGTCGGCATCAGCAAGAACGTCATCAAGCCGACTGGCGAATGGAACCATGCGATCATTCGCGCGTTCGGACAACAGATTTCGATCACACTGAATGGCGAACAAGTCGTTACGCATACCGGCGACCGTCGTTTGGTTGGTCACATCGGGCTGCAAAACCATGATGAGCATTCCATGGTCAAATTCCGAAACGTGAAAATCCGCGAACTATAA
- a CDS encoding dihydrodipicolinate synthase family protein — MSACPMPHNKIMDALRQGQVVPAHPLALDENRELDERRQRALTRYYLDSGAGGVAIGVHTTQFEIREPQHDLLEPVLSLANETICNFERDASDKPIIRIAGVCGQTQQACGEAALARDCGFDIGLLSLSALKESSDDELIEHAKCVAEVIPLMGFYLQPSVGGRVLSVDFWRRFCEIPNVVAVKVAPFQRYQTLDVMRGAAASGRSDEIAFYTGNDDAIIYDLLSTFECCGGSSVRHLQFVGGLLGHWAFWTKRAVEQLECIKALRQQSDLLPTNMIELAWKVTDVNAAVFDPVNGFAGCIPGIHEILRRQGLLANRHCLNPNEALSPGQMEEIDRVYREYPHLNDDEFVKENLDRWLR, encoded by the coding sequence ATGAGCGCTTGTCCAATGCCGCATAACAAAATTATGGATGCTTTGCGCCAAGGGCAGGTGGTCCCTGCGCACCCATTGGCGCTTGATGAAAACCGTGAACTCGATGAGCGGCGGCAACGCGCACTAACCCGCTATTATCTTGACAGCGGCGCTGGCGGCGTCGCGATCGGTGTGCATACCACCCAGTTTGAAATTCGCGAACCGCAACACGATTTACTAGAACCCGTTCTGTCGTTGGCAAATGAAACCATTTGCAATTTTGAGAGGGACGCTTCCGATAAACCCATTATCCGAATCGCTGGCGTTTGCGGACAAACGCAACAGGCCTGCGGTGAAGCCGCGTTGGCGCGCGACTGTGGATTTGACATCGGTTTGTTAAGTTTAAGCGCTCTGAAAGAATCAAGCGACGACGAACTGATTGAACATGCGAAATGCGTTGCGGAAGTCATTCCGCTGATGGGATTTTACTTGCAGCCGTCTGTTGGAGGCCGCGTGTTGTCAGTCGATTTTTGGCGGCGCTTTTGTGAAATCCCGAATGTGGTCGCGGTGAAAGTCGCGCCGTTTCAGCGCTATCAAACGCTTGACGTTATGCGCGGGGCCGCGGCGAGCGGGCGGAGTGATGAGATCGCATTTTATACTGGAAACGATGACGCCATTATTTATGATTTACTGTCTACGTTTGAATGTTGCGGCGGCAGTTCCGTTCGCCACTTGCAATTCGTCGGCGGACTCTTAGGGCATTGGGCATTTTGGACAAAACGCGCCGTTGAACAACTGGAGTGCATTAAAGCGCTTCGTCAGCAATCGGATTTGCTTCCGACTAATATGATTGAACTCGCTTGGAAGGTTACTGATGTCAACGCGGCGGTGTTTGATCCGGTGAATGGTTTCGCTGGTTGCATTCCTGGCATCCACGAAATTTTGCGGCGGCAAGGCTTGCTCGCGAACCGTCATTGTTTGAATCCAAATGAAGCGTTATCGCCAGGACAGATGGAAGAGATCGACCGCGTCTATCGTGAGTATCCACACCTTAACGATGATGAATTCGTTAAAGAAAATTTAGACCGCTGGCTGCGATAA
- a CDS encoding NAD-dependent epimerase/dehydratase family protein, with the protein MTRLPKQIKNEAHLEELLSTPREELGAYFSKIEGDLLILGAGGKMGPTLAKMARNAFHLSNPDRKVIAVSRFSNSETHADLLHHGVETIQCDLLNRTSLERLPSAQNIIYMAGKKFGSHGNEADTWAMNAYLPGMVAERFDQSRIAAFSTGNVYPFVPVESGGCTEEAPLNPLGEYAQSCMARERVFEYFSQINQSEIVLLRLNYAVEMRYGVLLDIAMRVYQETPIDLSMGHVNVIWQGDANAYALLALQECQSPPSVLNLTGRKTLSVRVLAEQFGDRFHKQPCFEGEESCTALLSNASKCIRQYGEPTVSIEQMVDWLADWVRREMPTWNKPTKYSSRTGKF; encoded by the coding sequence GTGACTCGACTTCCAAAACAAATTAAAAATGAGGCGCATTTAGAGGAGTTGCTTTCGACGCCGCGCGAAGAACTGGGTGCCTATTTTTCGAAGATCGAAGGCGATTTGCTTATTCTTGGCGCAGGCGGAAAGATGGGGCCGACATTGGCGAAGATGGCCCGCAATGCGTTTCATCTATCCAACCCCGACCGAAAAGTGATTGCGGTGTCCCGCTTTAGCAACAGTGAAACTCATGCCGACCTGCTTCATCACGGCGTCGAGACCATTCAATGTGATTTGTTGAATCGCACCTCGCTTGAGCGCTTGCCGTCAGCCCAAAATATTATTTATATGGCGGGCAAAAAGTTCGGCTCGCACGGCAATGAAGCCGACACTTGGGCGATGAACGCTTACCTACCGGGCATGGTAGCGGAGCGCTTCGACCAATCGCGCATCGCGGCGTTCTCGACGGGGAATGTGTATCCGTTTGTGCCTGTCGAAAGCGGCGGCTGCACGGAAGAGGCGCCGCTGAATCCATTGGGCGAGTATGCCCAATCGTGTATGGCGCGGGAACGGGTGTTTGAATATTTTTCGCAAATCAATCAAAGCGAGATCGTACTGCTGCGATTAAATTATGCGGTTGAAATGCGCTACGGCGTATTGCTCGACATTGCCATGCGCGTCTATCAGGAAACCCCGATTGATTTGAGCATGGGGCATGTCAATGTGATCTGGCAGGGAGACGCCAACGCTTATGCTTTGCTTGCACTGCAAGAATGCCAGTCGCCGCCGTCGGTTCTCAACTTGACCGGACGCAAAACATTATCGGTTCGCGTGTTGGCGGAACAATTTGGCGACCGCTTTCACAAACAGCCATGCTTTGAGGGCGAAGAGTCATGTACGGCGTTGTTAAGCAATGCCTCAAAGTGCATTCGTCAATATGGTGAACCAACGGTGTCAATCGAGCAGATGGTTGACTGGCTTGCGGATTGGGTGCGGCGGGAAATGCCCACTTGGAACAAGCCGACAAAATATAGCAGCCGCACGGGGAAATTTTGA
- a CDS encoding GNAT family N-acetyltransferase — protein MDENQSAIQLRTMVQDDLPHCQRLKQQIGWNQRLEDWIRFLALNPAGCFVATHCNKIVGTVCTVAYQHFGWVAMVIVDPDYRRKGIGRLLLLEGIEHLERRGLAVKLDATPQGKMLYDTLGFQDEYTGARYECGSIQNISGNESTCRSFSIEHLDEIAQFDCDIFGDDRKAVLASYLQYGPELAYWVKDGDNILGYMMAREGENAFHIGPWVAVNRDVAQRLLQHGLHQRKPDRVFVDIVSPNPHAETMLQEWGFIQQRMFIRMVRGENQFPGQPKYVYGMSGPELG, from the coding sequence ATGGATGAAAACCAGAGTGCAATTCAACTGCGTACCATGGTCCAAGACGATCTGCCGCATTGCCAGCGGCTCAAGCAGCAAATCGGCTGGAACCAGCGCTTGGAAGACTGGATACGGTTTCTTGCATTGAACCCCGCAGGTTGTTTCGTTGCGACGCATTGCAACAAAATTGTGGGGACAGTTTGCACCGTCGCCTATCAACACTTCGGCTGGGTTGCGATGGTGATTGTTGATCCTGATTATCGCCGCAAAGGCATTGGCCGCCTGTTATTGCTGGAAGGTATTGAACATCTCGAACGGCGCGGTTTGGCTGTCAAACTTGATGCGACGCCGCAAGGCAAGATGCTTTATGATACGCTGGGCTTTCAAGATGAATATACTGGCGCGCGGTATGAATGCGGATCCATTCAAAATATCAGTGGAAACGAAAGTACGTGCCGGAGTTTTTCTATTGAACACTTAGATGAAATTGCGCAATTTGATTGCGATATTTTTGGCGACGACCGCAAAGCCGTTCTCGCTTCTTATTTGCAGTATGGGCCGGAACTGGCGTATTGGGTGAAAGACGGTGATAACATTTTGGGATATATGATGGCGCGAGAAGGTGAAAACGCGTTTCACATTGGCCCTTGGGTTGCCGTCAATCGCGATGTTGCGCAGCGATTGCTTCAACATGGCTTACATCAGAGAAAGCCGGACAGAGTGTTTGTCGATATTGTGTCTCCAAACCCCCATGCGGAAACCATGCTGCAAGAATGGGGATTTATTCAGCAGCGGATGTTTATTCGTATGGTTCGCGGTGAGAACCAATTTCCGGGTCAGCCGAAATATGTGTATGGCATGAGCGGCCCTGAACTTGGTTGA
- a CDS encoding Gfo/Idh/MocA family oxidoreductase, producing MTQSRRDFLNQSSIIATSAVAAGMTIPANHSSANDTVRLGIMGVRSRGAQLAKEFSRCKNCQVVVVCDVDERVVPPVQDSVEKMTGKRPRAESDFRKMLEGDEIDALVVAAPDHWHAIATIYACQAGKDVYCEKPASHNLTEGRLMVKAARKYDRVVQLGIQRRSSIAMQKAMKGLSDGLIGDVHMARAWIVSRRPNIGRAPNAPAPKGVDYDLWLGPAPKQEFNPNHFHYEWHWFWDYGTGECGNNGIHALDMARWGLGVEFPKRACAGGAKHFFDDAQQTPDTQIATFEFDDATVTWEHRTWNPQGFDGKAFGVIFYGVDGVLTTDGAGWKAVDFDGEVIEQQDADPGNHYQNFIDCIQSRERPNADIEIGHKSTSLCHIANIAYRTRLNLEFDGEEQRFTGLGADQANKLLWRTYREPFVLTEDV from the coding sequence ATGACGCAATCACGCCGGGATTTTCTAAATCAATCTTCTATTATTGCAACAAGCGCCGTCGCGGCTGGAATGACGATACCCGCCAATCACTCATCAGCAAACGATACCGTGCGCTTGGGCATCATGGGAGTCCGCAGCCGGGGCGCCCAGTTGGCGAAAGAATTTTCACGATGCAAAAATTGTCAGGTTGTTGTGGTCTGTGACGTGGATGAACGCGTGGTTCCGCCTGTGCAAGATTCCGTTGAAAAAATGACGGGCAAGCGGCCTCGGGCTGAGAGCGATTTTCGCAAGATGCTCGAAGGCGATGAAATCGACGCACTCGTTGTCGCCGCTCCAGACCACTGGCACGCCATCGCAACTATTTATGCCTGTCAGGCGGGCAAAGACGTCTACTGCGAAAAACCCGCGTCGCATAATTTAACCGAAGGGCGCTTGATGGTGAAAGCTGCGCGAAAGTATGATCGCGTCGTCCAACTCGGGATACAACGCCGCAGCTCCATCGCGATGCAAAAAGCGATGAAGGGATTGAGCGACGGCCTGATCGGCGATGTGCACATGGCGCGCGCCTGGATCGTCAGTCGGCGCCCCAACATTGGACGCGCCCCAAATGCGCCAGCGCCCAAGGGCGTCGATTATGATCTTTGGTTAGGGCCGGCGCCCAAGCAGGAATTCAACCCCAACCATTTTCACTATGAGTGGCATTGGTTTTGGGATTATGGAACCGGAGAGTGCGGCAACAACGGCATCCACGCGCTCGACATGGCGCGTTGGGGACTTGGCGTTGAGTTTCCTAAACGGGCTTGCGCGGGAGGCGCCAAGCACTTTTTTGACGATGCCCAACAAACGCCCGATACCCAGATCGCGACCTTTGAATTTGATGATGCGACCGTGACTTGGGAACATCGAACCTGGAACCCGCAAGGCTTTGACGGCAAAGCATTCGGAGTGATTTTTTATGGTGTAGACGGCGTGTTGACGACCGACGGCGCCGGTTGGAAGGCGGTCGATTTTGACGGCGAAGTGATCGAACAACAAGACGCCGACCCCGGCAACCATTATCAAAACTTTATTGATTGCATACAAAGCCGCGAGCGCCCCAACGCCGATATCGAGATTGGACATAAATCGACTTCGCTTTGTCATATTGCCAATATCGCATACCGGACGCGGCTGAATTTGGAATTTGACGGCGAAGAGCAGCGATTCACTGGCTTGGGCGCCGATCAGGCCAACAAACTGTTATGGCGCACCTATCGCGAACCGTTTGTGTTGACGGAAGATGTATAA
- a CDS encoding lamin tail domain-containing protein — protein sequence MDRFSTYRFCKIIAILFFFTSTLSQADVVINEIHFDPDLKTEWVEFIELYNAGDSSVDLSGWSVRNAVEFQFEAGAEIVAGGYLIVGQDVSAVSSKFSLPRSRIKGPFQGRLANGGERIELRRADGQVEDEVDYQLGFPWPTVGEPVSERNTGTSYSIQLLNPSLDNNLAGSWRSASPTPYKQNSVLTENVPPHIRQVEHKPSQPTSNDDVVITAKVSDSDGMAGVRLLYQEVKPGRYIALDDASYEMQWQQMAMNDSGVDGDVIAGDFIFTVVLPASMQQHRSLMRYRITVEDRLGNALTVPYGDDPQPNFAYFVYDGAPEWTGADRPGQTNEVTYSPELLNSLPIYHLVCSKEEVEDCTWLDRYSGNDYRYQGTLVYDGVVYDHVLMRARGGVWRYAMGKNMWKFNMNRGHSFQARDNYGRKYDFPWNKVNLGANIQQGDYLHRGEQGMFESVGFKLFSMAGIESSNTNFVHFRIIDEENEDGLLNDAHSPMTQGGTQYDGDFWGLYLATEQVDGRFLDEHGLPDGNIYKMEGGSGEIRNQSPLGVADGSDLRGFMQSYRSNSTEDWWRENTDIERYANYRSIVEGIHQYDIASGKNYYFYLNPETNEWFQLPWDLDLTWANNMFGQGDDPFKQAGILRQDGIELDYQNRMRELRDLLYNPDQTGQLIDEFASFIYHPEGESFVDADRAMWDYHWVMSRDAANRGMNNPQKSGQGRFYNISETDDFPGMLKIMKDYVVSQGQRIDTRILDGDQGVPQTPALTALNEGFSLDTLTFETSDFNDANGGSFAAMKWRVAEVEPYSVPWDPADTGAGGPQNGEFIVLFGPMESWNYFRGTTEPSEPRNLWRALDFDDAWRNRQAPIGYGEDFIATELTDMRYNYTTIYMRKMFEVSNLDDIGELSAVVLFDDGFNMWINGVHVAQQHVTEEELPFDALAEHRENTEYVPIELPDPKEYLVEGVNVVAVQVINQYLDRSSDCFFDMGLVAVNANPPEPEPTPNPNPGTEPEPKPVLHGLTEPLKYEINAVWESEELTAFQNQITVPADRIVAGRTYRVRVKMKDSEGKWSHWSQPIQFKAQDAGANQIASDYLRVTEVMYNPPDGSEYEFIELYNSHPTSSVLLGGFSFTEGITYTFPTEAELAPETYLLVALAANEEERNAFRAYYGLGSSIVIFGPYSGKLSNSGEKITLKTTIDGDDLIAFEFSDGRGWPMSADGGGHSLVPAQFTIDSGQDGFLDYGGNWRAGAHIGGSPGTSDPEPIQTFVINEIAAMTEDGNDWIEIYNPYFTIINTADFYLSDDDSNLAKWALPVMDIAPGETVVFDAQSGFNQNGEGFGISSNGESLYLSYLPGQPGDDYVVDSVSFKAQEIDVTWGRDGESPYWVSMAPSRNQINGLSQAAVLIDELMYHPEEVEGQIGDAGEYIELYNQTSQDIVLMNKNGPWRLDGGVDFVFPDDAVVPAEGRLLIVPFDPDNQTEWQAFVTRYEIEITNVIAAGPYVGNLSNQGERIALEKLLDVDPNDGTLSWGIVDEVIYYDRTPWTRDADGTGDSLQRISWGRSGNDPQNWGAGQPNPGKKNTVTDIQNWMMY from the coding sequence ATGGACCGTTTTTCAACGTACCGTTTTTGCAAAATCATTGCGATACTGTTTTTTTTCACTTCCACTCTTTCTCAAGCAGATGTTGTTATCAACGAAATTCATTTTGATCCTGACCTCAAGACGGAATGGGTTGAATTTATTGAACTCTATAACGCCGGAGACTCGAGCGTTGATTTATCCGGCTGGTCGGTTCGCAACGCGGTCGAATTTCAGTTTGAAGCGGGCGCAGAAATTGTTGCAGGCGGTTATCTCATCGTCGGGCAGGACGTTTCGGCGGTTTCAAGCAAATTCAGCCTGCCGCGTTCTCGAATTAAAGGCCCGTTTCAGGGGCGCTTAGCGAATGGCGGCGAGCGAATTGAACTGCGCCGCGCTGATGGGCAAGTCGAAGATGAAGTTGATTATCAGCTCGGCTTTCCCTGGCCGACGGTCGGCGAACCGGTTTCAGAGCGAAATACTGGCACAAGTTATTCTATTCAATTACTGAATCCGTCGCTTGATAATAATTTGGCGGGCAGCTGGCGTTCGGCCTCTCCAACTCCATACAAGCAAAATTCCGTATTGACTGAAAACGTCCCTCCGCACATTCGTCAGGTCGAGCACAAGCCATCGCAGCCGACCTCAAATGATGATGTCGTCATCACCGCAAAAGTCAGCGACTCCGATGGAATGGCTGGCGTTCGCTTGCTCTATCAAGAAGTGAAACCGGGGCGTTACATCGCGCTGGATGACGCGTCGTATGAGATGCAGTGGCAGCAAATGGCGATGAATGATTCCGGTGTAGACGGCGATGTGATCGCAGGAGATTTTATCTTCACGGTTGTGTTACCTGCGTCAATGCAACAACACCGCAGTTTGATGCGCTACCGCATTACTGTTGAAGATAGGTTAGGCAATGCGCTGACGGTTCCGTATGGTGACGACCCCCAGCCAAACTTCGCCTACTTCGTTTATGACGGCGCGCCCGAGTGGACCGGCGCCGACCGTCCTGGTCAAACCAACGAGGTAACGTATAGCCCCGAACTTCTCAATTCGCTTCCCATTTATCACCTCGTTTGCAGCAAAGAAGAAGTGGAAGATTGCACCTGGCTTGATCGTTACTCGGGTAACGATTACCGCTATCAGGGAACGCTGGTTTATGACGGCGTGGTGTATGACCATGTGCTCATGCGGGCGCGCGGCGGAGTGTGGCGCTACGCGATGGGCAAGAATATGTGGAAGTTTAATATGAACCGGGGGCATTCGTTTCAAGCCCGTGATAATTATGGGCGCAAGTACGATTTTCCGTGGAATAAGGTCAATCTCGGCGCCAACATTCAACAAGGCGACTACCTGCATCGCGGCGAACAGGGAATGTTTGAATCCGTGGGCTTCAAATTATTCAGCATGGCGGGCATCGAAAGTTCGAACACGAATTTCGTCCATTTCAGAATCATTGATGAAGAGAATGAAGACGGTTTGCTCAATGATGCGCACTCGCCAATGACGCAAGGCGGAACGCAATATGACGGCGATTTTTGGGGATTATATCTCGCGACCGAACAAGTCGACGGGCGCTTTTTAGACGAACACGGTTTGCCAGACGGCAATATATATAAAATGGAAGGCGGCTCCGGCGAGATCCGCAATCAATCGCCTCTCGGCGTTGCGGATGGCTCTGATCTGCGTGGTTTTATGCAAAGTTACCGGTCTAATTCCACTGAAGATTGGTGGCGGGAAAATACGGATATCGAACGCTATGCCAACTACCGTTCAATTGTTGAAGGCATTCACCAATATGATATCGCCAGCGGCAAAAATTATTACTTCTATTTAAATCCAGAAACCAACGAGTGGTTTCAACTTCCCTGGGACCTGGATTTAACCTGGGCGAACAATATGTTTGGCCAGGGAGACGACCCCTTCAAACAAGCAGGAATCTTACGCCAAGACGGCATCGAACTTGACTACCAGAACCGTATGCGTGAGCTGCGCGATCTGCTCTATAACCCCGATCAAACCGGGCAATTGATTGATGAGTTCGCTTCGTTTATTTATCATCCCGAAGGTGAATCATTCGTTGACGCTGACCGGGCGATGTGGGATTACCACTGGGTGATGAGCCGGGACGCGGCGAACCGGGGAATGAATAATCCACAAAAATCCGGGCAAGGCCGTTTTTATAATATTTCGGAGACGGATGATTTTCCCGGCATGTTGAAAATCATGAAAGACTATGTCGTCTCTCAAGGGCAGCGAATTGATACAAGAATTTTAGATGGAGACCAAGGCGTTCCTCAAACGCCGGCTCTTACTGCATTGAATGAGGGGTTTTCGCTTGACACTCTTACATTTGAAACCAGTGATTTTAACGACGCGAACGGCGGTTCATTTGCTGCGATGAAGTGGCGGGTTGCGGAGGTCGAGCCTTATTCGGTTCCATGGGACCCTGCGGATACGGGCGCTGGAGGGCCGCAGAATGGCGAGTTTATCGTGCTGTTTGGGCCGATGGAATCCTGGAATTATTTCAGAGGAACGACAGAGCCGTCAGAGCCTCGCAATCTTTGGCGCGCGTTGGACTTTGATGATGCTTGGAGGAACCGGCAAGCCCCGATTGGATATGGCGAAGATTTTATCGCGACCGAATTGACGGACATGCGATATAACTACACTACCATCTATATGAGAAAGATGTTTGAAGTCAGCAATTTAGACGACATAGGCGAATTGTCCGCCGTGGTCTTGTTTGATGATGGATTTAATATGTGGATCAACGGCGTCCATGTCGCGCAGCAGCATGTCACCGAAGAAGAACTACCGTTTGATGCGCTGGCGGAACACCGCGAGAATACGGAATATGTTCCCATCGAATTGCCCGATCCCAAAGAATATCTGGTCGAGGGCGTCAATGTGGTCGCGGTGCAAGTGATTAACCAATATCTTGACCGAAGCTCTGACTGCTTTTTTGACATGGGCTTGGTTGCGGTCAATGCGAACCCGCCTGAACCGGAGCCGACGCCGAATCCAAACCCCGGCACAGAGCCTGAACCGAAGCCGGTGTTGCATGGATTGACGGAACCGTTGAAATACGAAATCAATGCGGTTTGGGAATCGGAAGAACTGACGGCGTTTCAAAATCAGATCACCGTTCCGGCTGATAGAATTGTTGCAGGGCGGACGTATCGCGTCCGCGTTAAAATGAAAGACAGCGAAGGCAAATGGAGCCATTGGTCGCAGCCGATTCAGTTCAAAGCGCAAGACGCGGGGGCAAACCAAATTGCCAGCGATTATTTGCGTGTAACAGAAGTGATGTATAACCCGCCCGATGGAAGCGAATATGAATTCATCGAATTGTATAATTCGCATCCTACATCTTCGGTTTTACTGGGAGGCTTCTCGTTTACGGAAGGGATCACATATACCTTCCCGACCGAAGCGGAGTTGGCGCCGGAGACTTATTTATTGGTCGCTCTTGCTGCAAATGAAGAGGAGCGTAACGCCTTTCGTGCATACTACGGTTTAGGCTCTTCAATCGTTATATTTGGACCGTATAGCGGAAAGTTATCCAACTCGGGCGAAAAAATTACGTTAAAAACGACCATTGACGGCGATGATTTGATTGCGTTTGAATTTTCTGACGGGCGCGGTTGGCCTATGTCAGCGGATGGTGGAGGTCATTCGTTGGTTCCTGCTCAATTTACGATTGATTCTGGTCAAGACGGTTTCTTGGACTACGGCGGCAATTGGCGGGCGGGCGCTCATATTGGCGGGTCGCCGGGAACAAGCGATCCTGAGCCGATTCAAACGTTTGTCATTAATGAAATCGCCGCCATGACCGAAGACGGCAATGATTGGATCGAAATATATAATCCATATTTCACTATAATTAACACCGCTGACTTCTATCTAAGCGACGATGATTCAAACTTGGCCAAATGGGCGCTGCCCGTGATGGATATCGCCCCAGGCGAGACAGTCGTGTTTGATGCGCAGTCTGGTTTCAACCAAAATGGCGAGGGGTTTGGAATCAGCAGCAACGGCGAATCGCTCTATCTTTCATATCTTCCGGGGCAGCCAGGCGACGATTATGTCGTCGATAGCGTTTCGTTTAAGGCGCAAGAAATTGATGTCACCTGGGGACGGGACGGCGAAAGCCCTTATTGGGTTTCTATGGCGCCTTCGCGAAATCAGATCAATGGTTTGAGCCAGGCGGCAGTATTAATTGACGAATTGATGTATCACCCCGAAGAAGTCGAGGGACAGATTGGCGACGCGGGCGAATACATTGAATTGTATAATCAGACTTCGCAAGACATTGTGTTGATGAATAAAAACGGCCCCTGGCGACTGGACGGCGGCGTAGATTTTGTATTTCCTGATGACGCCGTGGTTCCCGCCGAAGGCCGATTGCTGATCGTGCCGTTTGATCCTGACAATCAAACGGAGTGGCAAGCGTTTGTGACGCGCTATGAAATAGAGATAACGAATGTCATTGCTGCTGGCCCATACGTTGGGAACCTATCGAACCAGGGCGAACGCATTGCTTTGGAGAAATTACTGGACGTTGATCCCAACGATGGAACTCTTTCGTGGGGGATTGTTGATGAAGTGATTTATTACGACCGGACGCCCTGGACGCGTGACGCTGACGGCACGGGCGACTCATTGCAGCGAATCTCGTGGGGCCGCTCAGGGAACGATCCACAAAATTGGGGAGCGGGGCAGCCCAACCCTGGCAAGAAGAATACGGTCACAGATATTCAAAATTGGATGATGTATTGA